The Proteus vulgaris genome has a segment encoding these proteins:
- the spvB gene encoding Mono(ADP-ribosyl)transferase SpvB, producing MQNSEKLTFDAPNLPKGGGAVTGLTGNMGAVGPDGAATFSLPLPISQGRGYAPSLGLSYQNQAGNGAFGFGWSVGVMSIRRRTSKGVPTYTQQDEFVGPEGEVIVPIINKKGEIETAQRNELLGVKLAHQYQVTTYRSRIEKSFSRFEYWSLNEANVSANTPKQFWVMLSANGEVHLFGYETTAQIVDSQNSAHIAQWDLNASVSAMGEQIEYHYRAEDEQGCDKQEIQSHKNANTQRYLEKVYYGNPVGERAFSCTKTDNTLPKNALFTLVFDYGERDSALATYPQWQSNSAWALRKDCFSLFHYGFEVRTRRLCRQVLMYHRLESLEKQTPLAETPELVARLTLTYDESASGTVLVSAQKSAFNNNKGAQSLVTLPPVKFDWQMVGATKQAQWQSLDELASFTPQQPYQYVDLLGEGLSGVLYQDRGAWWYRAPVRKEDKQNPNAITWDKAKKLPVIPSLRNSAMLTDVTGNGKLEWLVTQGDVNGYYTQDETNAENWLNFVPLDALPVEYFHSRAEITSLTGSGFADLALIGPRSIRLYAGSAQGWKKSKDIMQADGVTLPIKNVNRRTLVAFSDVLGSGQQHLIKVDYQGVTCWVHLGEGRFSTPMTIPGFSADRLKFNPNQFYLADLDGSGTTDIIYAQSTHLEVYFNQSGNQFVRGDDIALPKGVRFDNQCQLQVADIQGLGVASILLTKAYPTPQHWVLSLQNKKPWLLTSINNNMGLIQNLHYRSSAQYWLDEKSTRQQQNKAKAVSHLPFALHTLWKIETIDEITQSCLAQTYNYRHGVWDGEENEFRGFGCVEATNAESFKSEENTTDKTPSALTRQWFLTGKSLVDNQFFNEFWQGDSAAFSHFSPRFTQGDGSSEKACNNTVHQEHTYWLERGLQGQLLRKEVYGLDNTVVSDVPYVVTEQRPQVRLIEAQGRSPVVMPSVVESRDYHYERIASDPACHQHIILEQDGYGFVSKAVSINYPRRAKGAKNPYQHYESLPETLWASSYDEQQHTLRLGLSRQTCHHLVHPEKQVYQLAIINASRQDSWIFGAEKQPKEGLNVEALLANNNLLTQKSASVFVGQQQLAYLDASGNATLAEPDFPVRLAYSETAELDEETAKVISQPYPDLKLDEVMKNAGYQQKDYLFADETEKSKKLWVKPLLGFKTYGSLAQFYKPLVYKKTEFSCDYNLLWDKQFCVLMGKGSPLNTQDFHLTYDWRFLSPNSITDENKNLRQVTFDGFGRVTTTRFSGAEKGQESGYSHKAFTMPNTVDEALVLTSTLPIATGFVYVTDSWMSSSSKLPPHALQIMTDRYDSDSQQQIRQQIAFSDGFGRLLQTSIRVEAGESFLRSKKGELVVDSVQQAQQKSTTTRWAILGETEYDNKGNVKRVYQPYFLNDWRYVSESSSQPNRFADTHYYDALGRLYQVITAKQYRRHTMMTPWFVAQEDENDTLV from the coding sequence ATGCAAAATTCAGAGAAATTGACCTTTGATGCGCCAAACTTACCAAAAGGTGGTGGGGCTGTCACAGGATTAACGGGCAACATGGGTGCTGTTGGCCCTGATGGTGCAGCCACTTTTAGCTTGCCGTTGCCTATTAGCCAAGGTCGTGGTTATGCCCCTTCTTTAGGTCTAAGTTATCAAAATCAAGCTGGTAATGGCGCTTTTGGCTTTGGCTGGTCTGTGGGGGTGATGTCGATTCGTCGTCGTACTTCAAAAGGCGTGCCTACTTATACTCAACAAGATGAATTTGTTGGGCCTGAAGGTGAAGTGATTGTGCCAATTATCAATAAGAAAGGCGAAATTGAAACGGCACAGCGTAATGAGTTACTTGGCGTAAAACTCGCTCATCAATATCAAGTGACAACTTATCGCTCACGTATTGAAAAAAGTTTTAGTCGTTTTGAATATTGGTCATTAAATGAGGCTAATGTTTCAGCCAATACACCAAAACAATTTTGGGTGATGTTGAGTGCAAATGGTGAGGTTCACTTATTTGGTTATGAAACCACAGCACAGATTGTGGATAGCCAAAACAGTGCACATATTGCGCAATGGGATCTCAATGCTTCGGTTTCAGCGATGGGTGAGCAAATTGAATATCACTATCGCGCTGAAGATGAACAAGGTTGTGATAAACAAGAAATTCAATCCCATAAAAATGCTAATACACAGCGTTATTTAGAGAAAGTGTATTACGGTAACCCTGTGGGAGAGCGTGCTTTTTCATGTACGAAAACGGATAACACCTTACCGAAAAATGCCTTGTTTACTTTGGTCTTTGATTACGGTGAGCGTGATAGCGCATTAGCCACCTATCCACAATGGCAAAGTAATTCCGCATGGGCACTGCGTAAAGACTGTTTTTCTCTTTTCCATTACGGTTTTGAAGTTCGTACTCGTCGTTTATGTCGCCAAGTACTGATGTATCACCGTCTTGAAAGTTTAGAAAAACAAACACCATTGGCAGAAACACCCGAGTTAGTTGCTCGATTAACGCTCACTTACGATGAGTCCGCATCAGGTACTGTTTTAGTCTCAGCACAAAAATCTGCGTTTAACAACAATAAAGGTGCGCAGTCGTTAGTGACATTGCCACCGGTTAAATTTGATTGGCAAATGGTGGGTGCGACTAAACAAGCCCAGTGGCAATCACTGGATGAGCTTGCTTCTTTTACACCACAACAGCCTTATCAATATGTTGATTTATTAGGCGAAGGATTGTCTGGCGTGTTGTATCAAGATCGAGGTGCTTGGTGGTATCGCGCACCTGTCAGAAAAGAAGATAAACAAAATCCGAATGCCATAACATGGGATAAAGCAAAAAAGCTTCCTGTTATTCCGTCATTGCGGAATTCAGCCATGCTGACCGACGTGACGGGTAATGGAAAACTGGAATGGTTAGTTACCCAAGGTGATGTGAATGGTTATTACACTCAAGATGAAACCAACGCAGAAAATTGGCTAAATTTTGTGCCGCTTGATGCACTGCCAGTAGAATATTTTCATTCTAGAGCGGAAATCACCTCATTAACAGGCAGTGGTTTTGCTGATTTAGCTTTAATTGGTCCTCGCAGTATTCGTCTTTATGCTGGCTCTGCGCAAGGCTGGAAAAAAAGCAAAGATATCATGCAGGCTGATGGCGTGACGTTGCCGATTAAAAACGTTAATCGACGTACCTTAGTGGCATTTAGTGACGTATTGGGTTCAGGTCAACAACACCTGATTAAAGTGGATTACCAAGGCGTAACCTGTTGGGTGCATTTAGGTGAGGGGAGATTTAGTACTCCGATGACGATCCCTGGTTTTTCTGCGGATCGTCTGAAATTTAATCCTAATCAATTCTATTTAGCAGACTTAGATGGTAGCGGTACGACTGATATTATTTATGCTCAATCTACTCATTTAGAGGTGTATTTTAACCAAAGTGGTAATCAATTTGTGCGTGGTGATGATATCGCATTACCTAAAGGTGTGCGTTTTGATAACCAATGCCAACTGCAAGTGGCGGATATCCAAGGTCTTGGTGTCGCTAGTATTTTACTGACAAAAGCTTATCCAACACCGCAACATTGGGTGCTTTCGTTACAAAATAAAAAGCCGTGGTTATTAACGTCCATTAATAACAATATGGGGCTTATTCAGAATTTGCATTACCGTAGTTCAGCGCAATATTGGTTAGATGAAAAATCAACTCGTCAACAGCAAAATAAAGCTAAAGCGGTTAGCCACTTACCTTTCGCACTACATACGTTGTGGAAAATTGAAACCATTGATGAAATCACGCAAAGTTGTTTAGCGCAAACTTACAACTATCGTCATGGTGTCTGGGATGGTGAAGAAAATGAGTTTCGTGGTTTTGGTTGTGTAGAAGCCACCAATGCCGAGTCTTTTAAAAGTGAAGAAAATACCACGGATAAAACGCCAAGTGCATTAACGCGTCAGTGGTTTTTAACGGGAAAATCCTTAGTTGATAACCAGTTTTTTAATGAGTTTTGGCAAGGCGACAGTGCGGCGTTTTCTCATTTCTCACCACGCTTTACCCAAGGTGATGGAAGTTCAGAAAAAGCGTGTAATAACACAGTGCATCAAGAGCACACCTATTGGCTTGAGCGTGGACTGCAAGGTCAATTGCTTAGAAAAGAGGTCTATGGATTAGACAATACCGTTGTATCTGATGTGCCTTATGTCGTTACGGAACAACGGCCACAAGTGCGTTTAATTGAAGCGCAAGGGCGCTCACCAGTGGTGATGCCTTCTGTAGTCGAAAGCCGTGACTATCATTATGAGCGTATTGCTTCTGATCCTGCTTGTCATCAACACATTATCTTAGAGCAAGACGGTTATGGTTTTGTATCTAAAGCCGTTTCGATTAACTATCCAAGACGTGCTAAGGGGGCGAAAAACCCTTATCAGCACTACGAAAGCCTACCCGAGACGTTATGGGCATCCAGTTATGATGAGCAACAACACACTCTGCGTTTAGGTTTGTCGCGCCAGACTTGCCATCATCTTGTTCATCCTGAAAAACAGGTTTATCAGCTCGCGATCATCAACGCCAGTCGCCAAGATAGTTGGATATTCGGCGCGGAAAAGCAGCCGAAAGAAGGCCTGAATGTCGAAGCATTATTAGCGAACAATAATTTGCTCACACAAAAATCAGCTTCAGTCTTTGTAGGGCAACAACAGCTTGCTTATCTGGATGCGAGTGGTAATGCAACATTAGCAGAACCCGATTTCCCTGTGCGTTTAGCTTACAGTGAAACCGCGGAATTAGATGAAGAAACCGCAAAAGTCATTTCACAACCTTATCCAGATTTAAAACTGGATGAAGTGATGAAAAATGCAGGTTATCAGCAAAAAGACTATTTATTCGCTGATGAAACAGAAAAAAGCAAAAAATTGTGGGTAAAACCGTTATTAGGCTTTAAAACCTATGGTTCATTAGCCCAGTTCTATAAGCCACTGGTGTATAAAAAAACAGAGTTTTCTTGTGATTATAACTTACTGTGGGATAAGCAATTCTGTGTATTAATGGGTAAAGGATCTCCTTTAAATACACAAGATTTTCATCTTACTTATGATTGGCGCTTTTTATCACCTAATTCAATAACAGATGAAAACAAAAATCTTCGTCAAGTGACCTTTGATGGTTTTGGTCGTGTAACGACAACCCGTTTTTCAGGGGCTGAAAAAGGTCAGGAAAGTGGTTATAGCCATAAAGCCTTTACGATGCCAAATACTGTCGATGAGGCTTTGGTACTGACATCAACTCTGCCTATTGCTACGGGTTTTGTTTATGTCACGGACAGTTGGATGTCTTCATCGTCAAAACTGCCTCCACACGCTCTGCAAATTATGACTGACCGTTATGACAGCGACTCACAACAGCAAATTCGCCAACAAATCGCGTTTAGCGATGGTTTTGGACGCCTATTGCAAACCTCTATCAGAGTTGAAGCGGGTGAGTCCTTTTTGCGCAGTAAAAAAGGGGAATTAGTGGTGGACAGTGTACAGCAAGCACAGCAAAAAAGTACCACAACACGTTGGGCAATTTTAGGTGAAACCGAATATGACAACAAAGGGAATGTAAAGCGCGTTTACCAGCCTTATTTCCTGAATGATTGGCGTTATGTTTCGGAAAGTTCATCTCAGCCTAATCGCTTTGCGGATACCCATTATTACGATGCATTAGGTCGTTTATATCAAGTGATTACTGCAAAACAATATCGCCGTCATACGATGATGACGCCGTGGTTTGTGGCTCAGGAAGATGAAAATGACACCTTAGTGTAG